A genomic segment from Klebsiella africana encodes:
- a CDS encoding HPP family protein → MLSVIPGRLFSRLRIFLGRLKPHALPVARRHIVLGSIGAGTGLAVTSMFSHWLLGEVNLWFIAPMGASAVLLFGVPSSPLAQPWSIVGGNVLSALIGVTVGMLVPDPALACGLAAALAIAGMYFLRCLHPPGGAVALTAILGGAGVHSEGYHFVLTPVLLNSLMLALLAIVFNNLVGRRYPHPLAAEEVKPRTVPLGISVTREDIHAALLEGQFLDIDEDDVQELLENIEQQARQRIAAAARR, encoded by the coding sequence ATGTTGAGTGTCATTCCTGGCAGGCTGTTTTCACGGCTGCGGATTTTCCTTGGGCGCCTGAAGCCGCATGCGCTGCCGGTAGCCCGTCGGCATATTGTTCTGGGCTCCATAGGCGCCGGCACCGGACTGGCGGTGACCAGCATGTTCAGCCACTGGCTGCTCGGCGAAGTCAATCTGTGGTTTATTGCCCCGATGGGGGCCTCGGCGGTACTCCTGTTTGGCGTACCGAGCAGCCCGCTGGCGCAGCCGTGGTCGATTGTCGGGGGTAATGTGCTGTCGGCGCTGATCGGCGTCACGGTCGGTATGCTGGTCCCCGATCCGGCGTTGGCCTGCGGCCTGGCAGCGGCCCTGGCCATCGCCGGGATGTATTTTCTGCGCTGTCTGCATCCCCCCGGTGGCGCGGTGGCCCTGACGGCGATCCTCGGCGGGGCCGGGGTGCACAGCGAAGGTTATCATTTTGTGCTGACCCCGGTGCTGCTCAACTCGCTGATGCTGGCGCTGCTGGCCATCGTGTTTAACAACCTGGTTGGCCGCCGCTATCCGCATCCGCTGGCGGCGGAGGAGGTCAAACCCCGGACGGTGCCGCTAGGCATTTCGGTCACCCGGGAAGATATTCACGCCGCGTTGCTGGAAGGCCAGTTCCTGGATATTGACGAAGACGATGTCCAGGAACTGCTGGAGAATATCGAACAGCAGGCTCGGCAGCGCATCGCGGCGGCAGCCCGCCGCTAG
- a CDS encoding tautomerase family protein — MPLLTFDLIEGRTEQEIKTLLDAAHRAVLRAFEVPERDRYQIVHENKAHHMVIDDTGLGLTRSRDLVVVRVYTSPRSEAQKQRFFAILQGELAEHCGLSGDDLMVSIISNQKGDWSFGRGVAQYLTGDL, encoded by the coding sequence ATGCCATTACTGACATTTGACCTGATTGAAGGCCGTACGGAACAGGAGATCAAAACTCTGCTGGATGCAGCCCATCGCGCCGTGCTGCGCGCTTTCGAAGTACCGGAACGCGACCGCTACCAGATTGTTCACGAAAACAAAGCCCACCATATGGTGATTGACGATACCGGCCTCGGACTGACCCGCTCGCGGGATTTGGTGGTGGTGCGGGTCTATACCAGCCCGCGCAGCGAGGCGCAGAAACAGCGCTTCTTCGCCATCTTGCAGGGAGAACTGGCAGAGCACTGCGGCCTGAGCGGCGATGATCTGATGGTGTCGATTATCAGTAATCAGAAAGGTGACTGGAGCTTTGGCCGCGGGGTCGCGCAGTATCTTACCGGCGATCTGTAA
- a CDS encoding LysR family transcriptional regulator, whose amino-acid sequence MSESRPESYWSHLYWLTVLEEQKSYTRAAEKLGISKSAISQKISELERVTGKTLVHRTTRSVSLSDDGLRLVAELNEPFGQLRDIFTGACDEGGPLRGTLRLTAPVAFSRQQLVPAIAPFLHQHPQLHLQLEVTDRLVSLASEGFDLAIRHCRREALPDTHVAWPLCHTATLIVASADYIRCHGRPENPDDLRHHQCLTYPRGPQRPQWTFASRQTPDVRLTINVQGPFATNNSESLRDAVLAGLGVALLPDFSAREAIGRGLVQELLPAWQPVEVFADRLYVIRPYTPRVSRAVETFSRYLKATFSEPRPAPAPAPC is encoded by the coding sequence ATGAGCGAGAGTCGTCCGGAGAGTTACTGGTCTCATCTGTACTGGCTGACGGTGCTGGAAGAGCAAAAAAGCTATACCCGGGCCGCGGAAAAGCTCGGGATCAGCAAGTCGGCTATCAGTCAGAAAATCAGCGAACTGGAGCGGGTGACCGGCAAAACCCTCGTCCATCGCACCACCCGCAGCGTGAGCCTCAGCGACGACGGACTGCGGCTTGTGGCGGAGCTCAACGAGCCGTTTGGTCAGCTGCGGGATATTTTCACCGGCGCCTGCGATGAGGGGGGGCCGCTGCGGGGAACGCTGCGCCTGACCGCGCCGGTGGCCTTTTCCCGCCAGCAGCTGGTTCCGGCGATTGCGCCATTTTTGCATCAGCATCCCCAGCTGCATCTGCAGCTTGAGGTGACCGACCGACTGGTCTCTCTGGCCAGCGAAGGGTTCGATCTCGCCATCCGCCACTGTCGGCGCGAGGCGCTCCCGGATACCCACGTCGCCTGGCCGCTGTGTCACACTGCGACGCTGATCGTCGCGTCCGCCGACTATATTCGCTGCCATGGCCGCCCGGAAAACCCCGACGATCTGCGCCACCACCAGTGCCTGACCTATCCCCGCGGGCCACAGCGTCCGCAGTGGACGTTCGCCTCCCGCCAGACGCCCGATGTTCGGTTGACCATCAACGTGCAGGGGCCGTTCGCCACGAATAACAGCGAGTCGCTACGTGATGCGGTGCTGGCGGGGCTGGGAGTGGCGCTGCTGCCGGATTTCAGCGCCCGGGAGGCCATCGGTCGCGGGCTGGTACAGGAGCTGCTGCCCGCGTGGCAGCCGGTGGAGGTGTTTGCCGATCGGCTGTATGTCATCCGACCCTATACCCCACGCGTGTCGCGCGCGGTGGAAACCTTCAGCCGCTACCTGAAAGCGACCTTCAGCGAGCCGCGTCCAGCTCCCGCGCCAGCGCCTTGCTAA
- a CDS encoding lipoyl protein ligase domain-containing protein, whose translation MSLLSLADCWPRHFTPSSLALQFCEDPTQAEQPLFAKASAGEAVAQLWQAPQGFVVPGSYRQFADLPAVSAHFAAHGWPVWLRRSGGGLVPQGPGIINLSLAWPVQQPLGEAAEPIYHSLCAVLQRTLARFGVASHAQAVNGSFCDGRYNLACGEGTEARKIVGTAQYWRPLTAGRGHVVLAHAVILIDADLRAAHQAANAFEAQLGSERVYRADKTVTLAELLPGERHLLPRFSKALARELDAAR comes from the coding sequence ATGTCTCTGTTATCCCTGGCCGACTGCTGGCCTCGCCATTTTACCCCGTCCTCACTAGCGCTGCAGTTTTGCGAAGACCCCACCCAGGCGGAACAGCCGCTGTTTGCCAAAGCCAGCGCAGGCGAAGCCGTCGCCCAGCTCTGGCAGGCGCCGCAGGGATTTGTCGTGCCGGGGAGCTATCGTCAATTTGCGGATCTGCCGGCGGTTAGCGCGCATTTTGCCGCGCACGGCTGGCCGGTATGGCTCCGCCGCTCCGGCGGCGGTCTGGTGCCCCAGGGGCCGGGCATTATCAACCTTAGCCTCGCCTGGCCGGTGCAGCAGCCGCTCGGCGAGGCCGCCGAACCCATCTATCACTCGCTGTGCGCTGTGCTGCAGCGCACCCTCGCCCGCTTCGGCGTTGCCAGCCACGCCCAGGCGGTAAACGGTTCCTTTTGCGATGGCCGGTATAACCTCGCCTGCGGAGAGGGCACGGAGGCGCGCAAGATTGTCGGTACCGCCCAGTACTGGCGGCCGCTGACGGCAGGCCGCGGCCATGTCGTGCTGGCCCATGCAGTGATCCTTATTGACGCCGACCTTCGCGCGGCACACCAGGCGGCGAACGCCTTCGAAGCGCAGCTCGGCAGCGAGCGGGTCTACCGCGCCGACAAAACCGTCACCCTGGCGGAGTTGCTTCCCGGTGAGCGCCATCTGCTGCCCCGCTTTAGCAAGGCGCTGGCGCGGGAGCTGGACGCGGCTCGCTGA
- the shiA gene encoding shikimate transporter, translating to MDSTISVQPTEPVNALHRARRAAWGSFAGAVVDWYDFLLYGITAALVFNREFFPQIGPAMGTLAAFATFGVGFLFRPLGGIVFGHFGDRLGRKRMLMMTVWMMGIATACIGLLPSFNQIGWWAPVLLVFLRAVQGFAVGGEWGGAALLSVENAPKGKKAFYSSGVQVGYGVGLLLSTGLVSLISSLTTDQQFLSWGWRLPFLFSVVLVLMALWIRNGMAESQEFEAQQSQANAPQMKKRLPVVEALLRHPGAFLLIIALRLCELLTMYIVTAFALNYSTQNLGLPRELFLNIGLLVGGLSCLTIPCFAWLADRFGRRRIYITGALIGTLSGFPFFMALESQSVFWILFFALMLANIAHDMVVCVQQPMFTELFGASYRYSGAGVGYQVASVVGGGFTPFIAAALVTFSGGSWHSVALYLTAGCLLSALTALLMKKHAPD from the coding sequence ATGGATTCAACAATAAGCGTGCAGCCCACCGAGCCGGTGAATGCACTGCATCGCGCCCGGCGGGCGGCATGGGGCAGTTTTGCCGGCGCCGTGGTCGACTGGTACGATTTTCTTCTCTATGGCATTACCGCCGCGCTGGTGTTCAACCGCGAGTTTTTCCCGCAGATCGGGCCGGCGATGGGGACGCTAGCGGCGTTTGCGACCTTCGGCGTCGGGTTCCTCTTTCGCCCGCTCGGCGGCATCGTCTTCGGCCACTTCGGCGACCGTCTCGGACGGAAACGGATGCTGATGATGACGGTCTGGATGATGGGTATCGCCACCGCCTGTATTGGCCTGCTTCCCTCGTTCAACCAGATTGGCTGGTGGGCGCCGGTGCTGCTGGTGTTCCTGCGAGCGGTGCAGGGATTCGCCGTCGGCGGCGAATGGGGCGGCGCGGCGCTGCTCTCGGTAGAGAACGCGCCGAAAGGGAAAAAAGCCTTTTACAGCAGCGGGGTGCAGGTGGGCTACGGCGTCGGCCTCCTGCTCTCGACCGGGCTGGTATCGCTGATCAGCAGCCTGACCACCGACCAGCAGTTCCTCAGCTGGGGCTGGCGCTTACCCTTCCTGTTCAGCGTGGTGCTGGTCCTTATGGCGCTGTGGATCCGTAACGGCATGGCGGAATCGCAGGAATTTGAAGCCCAGCAGAGCCAGGCCAACGCGCCGCAGATGAAAAAGCGGCTACCGGTAGTGGAAGCGCTGCTTCGTCATCCGGGGGCGTTTTTATTGATTATCGCCCTGCGGCTGTGTGAACTGCTGACGATGTATATCGTCACCGCCTTCGCCCTCAACTACTCCACGCAAAACCTCGGCCTGCCGCGCGAGCTGTTTCTCAACATTGGCCTGCTGGTAGGCGGTCTCAGCTGCCTGACTATCCCCTGCTTCGCCTGGCTGGCAGACCGCTTTGGCCGCCGACGGATATACATCACCGGCGCGCTGATCGGCACGCTGAGCGGTTTCCCGTTCTTTATGGCGCTGGAGAGTCAGTCCGTTTTCTGGATCCTGTTCTTCGCCCTGATGCTGGCCAATATAGCCCATGATATGGTGGTCTGCGTCCAGCAGCCGATGTTTACCGAGCTGTTCGGCGCCAGCTATCGCTATAGCGGCGCTGGCGTCGGCTATCAGGTGGCGAGCGTGGTCGGCGGCGGCTTTACCCCGTTTATTGCCGCTGCGCTGGTCACCTTCTCCGGTGGATCGTGGCACAGCGTGGCCCTCTATCTCACCGCGGGATGCCTGCTGTCGGCGCTCACCGCCCTGCTGATGAAAAAACACGCGCCCGACTGA
- a CDS encoding molybdopterin-dependent oxidoreductase — MRLLLAVLFCSVILPSAYAEKLPTPTGKPVLTISGKIGNTNVGDKAVFDLAMLEKLGMKTVETTTPWYTGKVRFDGIPLNKLMDLVGAKGTSARVLALNDYTTIIPMDDFYKFPVIMALKMNGEYMRIRDKGPLFIVYPYDSSAELQNQIYYSRSAWQVSKIIIE, encoded by the coding sequence ATGCGTCTACTTCTTGCAGTGTTATTTTGTTCTGTCATTTTGCCTTCTGCTTACGCTGAAAAACTGCCTACGCCGACAGGAAAACCTGTGCTGACCATTTCCGGGAAAATCGGAAATACGAACGTCGGTGACAAAGCCGTTTTTGATCTCGCAATGCTGGAAAAACTGGGGATGAAGACGGTGGAAACCACCACCCCCTGGTACACCGGCAAGGTCCGTTTTGACGGCATTCCCCTTAATAAACTCATGGATTTAGTCGGCGCGAAAGGCACATCGGCCCGCGTGCTGGCGCTGAATGACTACACGACCATTATTCCGATGGATGATTTTTATAAATTCCCGGTCATTATGGCGTTAAAAATGAACGGCGAGTATATGCGCATTCGAGACAAAGGCCCACTATTTATTGTTTACCCTTACGACAGCAGTGCTGAATTACAGAACCAGATCTATTATTCCCGATCGGCCTGGCAAGTTTCTAAGATTATTATAGAGTAA